From Phalacrocorax carbo chromosome 8, bPhaCar2.1, whole genome shotgun sequence, a single genomic window includes:
- the DRC7 gene encoding dynein regulatory complex subunit 7 isoform X3, with protein sequence MEPLKSPITLPSSLYSPTTILKYQRGNCFDFSVLLCSMLIGAGYDAYCVHGYATREICTLDETLELCPLLRKPQERQVPKKGMKKSNKYKIKPPPDLQSKFELQQESRKKAETEAAQKSEEREEKVTEVEKPRRDPLYGLRVHAWVLILSGKREVPETFFINPFTGNSHSTMDEHFLGIESIWNHRNYWVNMQDCWNGCKDLIFDLGDAVCWEVMLSGSNKPVQLLPDAEEEEELSDRDMDDMQEKEEEDMSSDMPPSWVAPIQISPRQFETRCSQGRKVILYKKAKLETWAPYLCGNGLVKRLTIYADLDCTEIVEVREWFKNREDMLDMREMNKQTQLTTECFSPGHFLGLRAHTYTSLEPDTERTMEFYNEARVDGLQKRVENANEMTEYFLGRDDFLHVRHMEFGKRGKKIHLAGTRTDIYSRPIVKIKECFHRNLEKPADEDVAERIFLITEEMIHLTYHLKDKYITASKKDFFKAVERDKEGNEIVMTPEMCITYQAGSSEHDKKPLRLYKLLQELTEEEKQLKKQVRQAEAEVLNILKIRENEEMAVKLSVSIYNTERNEKRRQQYEAMKNTTEDGIPGQEEQDLDYLAPFLIRIGHREKMTKGQALRIRDDCLTDFKHHLIDKANIIQAHFEKVVEELQKKSQWFQENQNQLSAEEEDDFLTHYSETMFHIHILALRLNREKQTAPQKYLALQEKLRKDPRLSEHLSHA encoded by the exons ATGGAGCCCCTCAAGTCCCCTATCACACTG CCCAGTTCACTCTATTCCCCAACCACCATCCTGAAATACCAGCGAGGGAATTGCTTTGACTTCAGCGTGCTGCTGTGCTCCATGCTGATTGGGGCCGGGTATGATGCCTACTGTGTGCACGGGTATGCCACCCGCGAGATATGTACCTTGGACGAGACTCTGGAGCTGTGCCCACTGCTCAGGAAGCCACAGGAG AGGCAGGTACCAAAAAAGGGGATGAAGAAGTCCAACAAGTATAAAATTAAGCCCCCACCAGACCTGCAGAGCAAGTTTGAGCTTCAGCAGGAGTCCAGGAAGAAGGCAGAAACTGAAGCTGCTCAAAAGAGcgaggaaagagaagagaaggtcACG GAAGTGGAAAAGCCCAGGCGTGACCCTTTGTATGGCTTACGGGTGCATGCGTGGGTTTTGATTCTGTCTGGGAAGAGGGAAGTTCCTGAGACCTTCTTCATCAACCCCTTCACGGGAAACAGCCACAGCACCATGGATGAGCACTTCCTTGGGATCGAGAGCATCTGGAACCACAGGAATTACTGGGTGAACATGCAGGACTGCTGGAATGGCTGCAAG GATCTCATCTTTGACTTGGGTGATGCTGTCTGCTGGGAAGTTATGCTTTCAGGGAGCAACAAGCCTGTTCAGCTGCTCCCAGatgctgaggaggaagaggagttaTCTGACAGGGACATGGATGATATG caggaaaaggaggaggaagacatgAGTTCTGACATGCCACCATCGTGGGTAGCCCCAATTCAGATATCTCCCAGAC AGTTTGAGACCCGCTGTTCCCAGGGGAGGAAGGTGATCCTGtacaagaaagcaaaactggaaaCATGGGCACCATACCTGTGTGGGAATGGGCTGGTGAAACGCCTCACCATCTACGCAGACTTAGACT GTACTGAAATAGTGGAAGTGAGGGAGTGGTTCAAAAACCGAGAAGACATGTTGGATATGAGAgaaatgaataaacaaacacaGCTGACCACAGAGTGCTTCAGCCCAGGACACTTCCTCGGTCTCAGAG CTCACACCTATACGTCACTGGAACCAGACACTGAACGTACAATGGAGTTTTACAATGAGGCACGAGTTGATGGCCTCCAGAAACGTGTTGAAAATGCTAACGAGATGACAGAGTACTTCCTGGGACGTGATGACTTCCTGCATGTCCGGCACATGGAGTTTggcaaaagaggaaagaaaatacacttgGCTGGCACCAGAACTGACATTTACTCCCGGCCTATAGTG AAAATCAAGGAGTGTTTCCACAGAAACCTAGAAAAGCCTGCTGATGAAGATGTAGCAGAACGTATCTTTCTGATCACAGAGGAGATGATCCATCTGACTTATCACCTCAAGGACAAATACATTACTGCCTCAAAGAAGGATTTCTTCAAAGCGGTGGAGAGGgataaggaaggaaatgaaattgTCATGACACCAGAAATGTGCATCACATACCAG GCGGGGTCCTCTGAGCATGACAAGAAGCCGCTCCGTCTGTACAAATTGTTGCAGGAGCTaacagaggaagagaagcagctgaagaaacaaGTCCGGCAAGCTGAAGCAGAG gtgttaaatattttgaagatcCGTGAGAATGAAGAAATGGCTGTTAAATTGTCAGTTTCAATTTATAACACAGAGAGGAATgaaaagagaaggcagcagtATGAAGCCATG AAGAACACAACGGAGGATGGGATCCCAGGACAAGAGGAACAGGATCTAGATTACTTGGCACCTTTTCTTATTCGAATTGgccacagagagaaaatgacCAAGGGTCAGGCCCTGCGCATCAGAGATGACTGCCTGACTGATTTTAAGCATCATCTCATTGATAAGGCTAATATCATCCAGGCTCACTTTGAAAAG GTGGtggaagagctgcagaagaagagCCAGTGGTTTCAGGAAAACCAGAATCAGCTCagtgcagaggaggaggatgacttCCTCACCCATTACTCTGAAACCATGTTCCATATCCACATTTTAGCGCTGAGGCTCAACAG ggaaaAGCAGACGGCACCACAGAAATACCTTGCTCTTCAAGAGAAGTTGCGCAAGGATCCTCGCCTATCTGAGCACCTCAGTCATGCCtga
- the DRC7 gene encoding dynein regulatory complex subunit 7 isoform X1 — protein MEVLQEKEEEQREEEELKAFQASAKLQDLEVKVPTEQICVPSDVPGFDWSSIDTSQLPSSYKTNSLKEKKLLRIADHFLQQYTYLCPDRKPLFLHPVNECGVEKFVSTTVRPTLLPYTELYHWDGCASFVSDYLTMEPLKSPITLPSSLYSPTTILKYQRGNCFDFSVLLCSMLIGAGYDAYCVHGYATREICTLDETLELCPLLRKPQERQVPKKGMKKSNKYKIKPPPDLQSKFELQQESRKKAETEAAQKSEEREEKVTEVEKPRRDPLYGLRVHAWVLILSGKREVPETFFINPFTGNSHSTMDEHFLGIESIWNHRNYWVNMQDCWNGCKDLIFDLGDAVCWEVMLSGSNKPVQLLPDAEEEEELSDRDMDDMQEKEEEDMSSDMPPSWVAPIQISPRQFETRCSQGRKVILYKKAKLETWAPYLCGNGLVKRLTIYADLDCTEIVEVREWFKNREDMLDMREMNKQTQLTTECFSPGHFLGLRAHTYTSLEPDTERTMEFYNEARVDGLQKRVENANEMTEYFLGRDDFLHVRHMEFGKRGKKIHLAGTRTDIYSRPIVKIKECFHRNLEKPADEDVAERIFLITEEMIHLTYHLKDKYITASKKDFFKAVERDKEGNEIVMTPEMCITYQAGSSEHDKKPLRLYKLLQELTEEEKQLKKQVRQAEAEVLNILKIRENEEMAVKLSVSIYNTERNEKRRQQYEAMKNTTEDGIPGQEEQDLDYLAPFLIRIGHREKMTKGQALRIRDDCLTDFKHHLIDKANIIQAHFEKVVEELQKKSQWFQENQNQLSAEEEDDFLTHYSETMFHIHILALRLNREKQTAPQKYLALQEKLRKDPRLSEHLSHA, from the exons ATGGAGGtcctgcaggagaaggaagaggagcaaagagaagaagaagagCTGAAGGCTTTTCAGGCCAGTGCTAAACTCCAGGACTTGGAGGTGAAGGTGCCCACGGAGCAAATCTGCGTCCCAAGTGATGTACC TGGTTTTGACTGGAGCTCCATTGACACGTCCCAGTTACCGTCCTCATACAAGACAAATtccctgaaagaaaagaagctgcTGCGCATCGCTGACCATTTCCTCCAGCAGTACACTTACCTCTGCCCTGACCGCAAGCCGCTCTTCCTCCACCCAGTCAACGAATGTGGTGTGGAG AAGTTTGTGAGCACAACGGTGAGGCCAACGCTGCTGCCTTACACAGAGCTGTACCACTGGGATGGCTGTGCCAGCTTCGTCTCTGATTACCTCACCATGGAGCCCCTCAAGTCCCCTATCACACTG CCCAGTTCACTCTATTCCCCAACCACCATCCTGAAATACCAGCGAGGGAATTGCTTTGACTTCAGCGTGCTGCTGTGCTCCATGCTGATTGGGGCCGGGTATGATGCCTACTGTGTGCACGGGTATGCCACCCGCGAGATATGTACCTTGGACGAGACTCTGGAGCTGTGCCCACTGCTCAGGAAGCCACAGGAG AGGCAGGTACCAAAAAAGGGGATGAAGAAGTCCAACAAGTATAAAATTAAGCCCCCACCAGACCTGCAGAGCAAGTTTGAGCTTCAGCAGGAGTCCAGGAAGAAGGCAGAAACTGAAGCTGCTCAAAAGAGcgaggaaagagaagagaaggtcACG GAAGTGGAAAAGCCCAGGCGTGACCCTTTGTATGGCTTACGGGTGCATGCGTGGGTTTTGATTCTGTCTGGGAAGAGGGAAGTTCCTGAGACCTTCTTCATCAACCCCTTCACGGGAAACAGCCACAGCACCATGGATGAGCACTTCCTTGGGATCGAGAGCATCTGGAACCACAGGAATTACTGGGTGAACATGCAGGACTGCTGGAATGGCTGCAAG GATCTCATCTTTGACTTGGGTGATGCTGTCTGCTGGGAAGTTATGCTTTCAGGGAGCAACAAGCCTGTTCAGCTGCTCCCAGatgctgaggaggaagaggagttaTCTGACAGGGACATGGATGATATG caggaaaaggaggaggaagacatgAGTTCTGACATGCCACCATCGTGGGTAGCCCCAATTCAGATATCTCCCAGAC AGTTTGAGACCCGCTGTTCCCAGGGGAGGAAGGTGATCCTGtacaagaaagcaaaactggaaaCATGGGCACCATACCTGTGTGGGAATGGGCTGGTGAAACGCCTCACCATCTACGCAGACTTAGACT GTACTGAAATAGTGGAAGTGAGGGAGTGGTTCAAAAACCGAGAAGACATGTTGGATATGAGAgaaatgaataaacaaacacaGCTGACCACAGAGTGCTTCAGCCCAGGACACTTCCTCGGTCTCAGAG CTCACACCTATACGTCACTGGAACCAGACACTGAACGTACAATGGAGTTTTACAATGAGGCACGAGTTGATGGCCTCCAGAAACGTGTTGAAAATGCTAACGAGATGACAGAGTACTTCCTGGGACGTGATGACTTCCTGCATGTCCGGCACATGGAGTTTggcaaaagaggaaagaaaatacacttgGCTGGCACCAGAACTGACATTTACTCCCGGCCTATAGTG AAAATCAAGGAGTGTTTCCACAGAAACCTAGAAAAGCCTGCTGATGAAGATGTAGCAGAACGTATCTTTCTGATCACAGAGGAGATGATCCATCTGACTTATCACCTCAAGGACAAATACATTACTGCCTCAAAGAAGGATTTCTTCAAAGCGGTGGAGAGGgataaggaaggaaatgaaattgTCATGACACCAGAAATGTGCATCACATACCAG GCGGGGTCCTCTGAGCATGACAAGAAGCCGCTCCGTCTGTACAAATTGTTGCAGGAGCTaacagaggaagagaagcagctgaagaaacaaGTCCGGCAAGCTGAAGCAGAG gtgttaaatattttgaagatcCGTGAGAATGAAGAAATGGCTGTTAAATTGTCAGTTTCAATTTATAACACAGAGAGGAATgaaaagagaaggcagcagtATGAAGCCATG AAGAACACAACGGAGGATGGGATCCCAGGACAAGAGGAACAGGATCTAGATTACTTGGCACCTTTTCTTATTCGAATTGgccacagagagaaaatgacCAAGGGTCAGGCCCTGCGCATCAGAGATGACTGCCTGACTGATTTTAAGCATCATCTCATTGATAAGGCTAATATCATCCAGGCTCACTTTGAAAAG GTGGtggaagagctgcagaagaagagCCAGTGGTTTCAGGAAAACCAGAATCAGCTCagtgcagaggaggaggatgacttCCTCACCCATTACTCTGAAACCATGTTCCATATCCACATTTTAGCGCTGAGGCTCAACAG ggaaaAGCAGACGGCACCACAGAAATACCTTGCTCTTCAAGAGAAGTTGCGCAAGGATCCTCGCCTATCTGAGCACCTCAGTCATGCCtga
- the DRC7 gene encoding dynein regulatory complex subunit 7 isoform X2, which yields MEVLQEKEEEQREEEELKAFQASAKLQDLEVKVPTEQICVPSDVPGFDWSSIDTSQLPSSYKTNSLKEKKLLRIADHFLQQYTYLCPDRKPLFLHPVNECGVEKFVSTTVRPTLLPYTELYHWDGCASFVSDYLTMEPLKSPITLPSSLYSPTTILKYQRGNCFDFSVLLCSMLIGAGYDAYCVHGYATREICTLDETLELCPLLRKPQERQVPKKGMKKSNKYKIKPPPDLQSKFELQQESRKKAETEAAQKSEEREEKVTEVEKPRRDPLYGLRVHAWVLILSGKREVPETFFINPFTGNSHSTMDEHFLGIESIWNHRNYWVNMQDCWNGCKDLIFDLGDAVCWEVMLSGSNKPVQLLPDAEEEEELSDRDMDDMEKEEEDMSSDMPPSWVAPIQISPRQFETRCSQGRKVILYKKAKLETWAPYLCGNGLVKRLTIYADLDCTEIVEVREWFKNREDMLDMREMNKQTQLTTECFSPGHFLGLRAHTYTSLEPDTERTMEFYNEARVDGLQKRVENANEMTEYFLGRDDFLHVRHMEFGKRGKKIHLAGTRTDIYSRPIVKIKECFHRNLEKPADEDVAERIFLITEEMIHLTYHLKDKYITASKKDFFKAVERDKEGNEIVMTPEMCITYQAGSSEHDKKPLRLYKLLQELTEEEKQLKKQVRQAEAEVLNILKIRENEEMAVKLSVSIYNTERNEKRRQQYEAMKNTTEDGIPGQEEQDLDYLAPFLIRIGHREKMTKGQALRIRDDCLTDFKHHLIDKANIIQAHFEKVVEELQKKSQWFQENQNQLSAEEEDDFLTHYSETMFHIHILALRLNREKQTAPQKYLALQEKLRKDPRLSEHLSHA from the exons ATGGAGGtcctgcaggagaaggaagaggagcaaagagaagaagaagagCTGAAGGCTTTTCAGGCCAGTGCTAAACTCCAGGACTTGGAGGTGAAGGTGCCCACGGAGCAAATCTGCGTCCCAAGTGATGTACC TGGTTTTGACTGGAGCTCCATTGACACGTCCCAGTTACCGTCCTCATACAAGACAAATtccctgaaagaaaagaagctgcTGCGCATCGCTGACCATTTCCTCCAGCAGTACACTTACCTCTGCCCTGACCGCAAGCCGCTCTTCCTCCACCCAGTCAACGAATGTGGTGTGGAG AAGTTTGTGAGCACAACGGTGAGGCCAACGCTGCTGCCTTACACAGAGCTGTACCACTGGGATGGCTGTGCCAGCTTCGTCTCTGATTACCTCACCATGGAGCCCCTCAAGTCCCCTATCACACTG CCCAGTTCACTCTATTCCCCAACCACCATCCTGAAATACCAGCGAGGGAATTGCTTTGACTTCAGCGTGCTGCTGTGCTCCATGCTGATTGGGGCCGGGTATGATGCCTACTGTGTGCACGGGTATGCCACCCGCGAGATATGTACCTTGGACGAGACTCTGGAGCTGTGCCCACTGCTCAGGAAGCCACAGGAG AGGCAGGTACCAAAAAAGGGGATGAAGAAGTCCAACAAGTATAAAATTAAGCCCCCACCAGACCTGCAGAGCAAGTTTGAGCTTCAGCAGGAGTCCAGGAAGAAGGCAGAAACTGAAGCTGCTCAAAAGAGcgaggaaagagaagagaaggtcACG GAAGTGGAAAAGCCCAGGCGTGACCCTTTGTATGGCTTACGGGTGCATGCGTGGGTTTTGATTCTGTCTGGGAAGAGGGAAGTTCCTGAGACCTTCTTCATCAACCCCTTCACGGGAAACAGCCACAGCACCATGGATGAGCACTTCCTTGGGATCGAGAGCATCTGGAACCACAGGAATTACTGGGTGAACATGCAGGACTGCTGGAATGGCTGCAAG GATCTCATCTTTGACTTGGGTGATGCTGTCTGCTGGGAAGTTATGCTTTCAGGGAGCAACAAGCCTGTTCAGCTGCTCCCAGatgctgaggaggaagaggagttaTCTGACAGGGACATGGATGATATG gaaaaggaggaggaagacatgAGTTCTGACATGCCACCATCGTGGGTAGCCCCAATTCAGATATCTCCCAGAC AGTTTGAGACCCGCTGTTCCCAGGGGAGGAAGGTGATCCTGtacaagaaagcaaaactggaaaCATGGGCACCATACCTGTGTGGGAATGGGCTGGTGAAACGCCTCACCATCTACGCAGACTTAGACT GTACTGAAATAGTGGAAGTGAGGGAGTGGTTCAAAAACCGAGAAGACATGTTGGATATGAGAgaaatgaataaacaaacacaGCTGACCACAGAGTGCTTCAGCCCAGGACACTTCCTCGGTCTCAGAG CTCACACCTATACGTCACTGGAACCAGACACTGAACGTACAATGGAGTTTTACAATGAGGCACGAGTTGATGGCCTCCAGAAACGTGTTGAAAATGCTAACGAGATGACAGAGTACTTCCTGGGACGTGATGACTTCCTGCATGTCCGGCACATGGAGTTTggcaaaagaggaaagaaaatacacttgGCTGGCACCAGAACTGACATTTACTCCCGGCCTATAGTG AAAATCAAGGAGTGTTTCCACAGAAACCTAGAAAAGCCTGCTGATGAAGATGTAGCAGAACGTATCTTTCTGATCACAGAGGAGATGATCCATCTGACTTATCACCTCAAGGACAAATACATTACTGCCTCAAAGAAGGATTTCTTCAAAGCGGTGGAGAGGgataaggaaggaaatgaaattgTCATGACACCAGAAATGTGCATCACATACCAG GCGGGGTCCTCTGAGCATGACAAGAAGCCGCTCCGTCTGTACAAATTGTTGCAGGAGCTaacagaggaagagaagcagctgaagaaacaaGTCCGGCAAGCTGAAGCAGAG gtgttaaatattttgaagatcCGTGAGAATGAAGAAATGGCTGTTAAATTGTCAGTTTCAATTTATAACACAGAGAGGAATgaaaagagaaggcagcagtATGAAGCCATG AAGAACACAACGGAGGATGGGATCCCAGGACAAGAGGAACAGGATCTAGATTACTTGGCACCTTTTCTTATTCGAATTGgccacagagagaaaatgacCAAGGGTCAGGCCCTGCGCATCAGAGATGACTGCCTGACTGATTTTAAGCATCATCTCATTGATAAGGCTAATATCATCCAGGCTCACTTTGAAAAG GTGGtggaagagctgcagaagaagagCCAGTGGTTTCAGGAAAACCAGAATCAGCTCagtgcagaggaggaggatgacttCCTCACCCATTACTCTGAAACCATGTTCCATATCCACATTTTAGCGCTGAGGCTCAACAG ggaaaAGCAGACGGCACCACAGAAATACCTTGCTCTTCAAGAGAAGTTGCGCAAGGATCCTCGCCTATCTGAGCACCTCAGTCATGCCtga